A single Cupriavidus sp. D39 DNA region contains:
- a CDS encoding LysR family transcriptional regulator has product MVNVDTKLLVIFTELLSKRNATYVAEKMHMTAPAVSHSLGRLREIFDDPLFIRVPHGLTPTPRALELGPKIRDMLDLWSSINEGDADNFDPAVATGTLNIGFAAELGDTVFNRFILRIKQLAPELHIKLVESHSWESDVAAMRGNELDLAFSPFPTRHPEIVEEMVTSLNLWVCARKNHPVLKGTCTLEQYLDCGHIFMAHSGGNGRPAPSLIPLDYALQQRGLKRNATLTVHSWRAQSELAAQTDMIFTVNALTKDMACETYGLKAFPLPAELNTTLGLNMFWHRSRNTHPMLVWARGLFRQVVGEFVGVPAVARGLHIVAEHDQLES; this is encoded by the coding sequence ATGGTGAATGTGGATACCAAGCTGCTCGTGATTTTTACCGAGCTGCTCAGCAAGCGAAACGCGACCTATGTCGCGGAAAAAATGCATATGACCGCACCCGCGGTTTCGCATTCGCTGGGTCGCCTGCGCGAGATTTTCGACGATCCCCTTTTCATCCGCGTGCCGCACGGCCTGACGCCGACGCCGCGGGCCCTGGAACTGGGGCCGAAGATTCGCGACATGCTGGACCTGTGGTCCTCGATCAACGAGGGCGACGCCGATAATTTCGACCCCGCCGTCGCTACCGGCACCCTCAACATCGGCTTTGCCGCCGAGTTGGGCGATACGGTCTTCAACCGCTTCATCCTGCGCATCAAGCAACTGGCGCCGGAGTTGCATATCAAGCTGGTCGAATCCCATTCCTGGGAGTCGGATGTTGCCGCCATGCGTGGCAACGAACTGGACCTAGCGTTCTCGCCGTTCCCGACCCGGCATCCCGAAATCGTGGAAGAGATGGTTACCTCGCTCAACCTCTGGGTTTGCGCGCGGAAAAACCATCCGGTGCTCAAGGGCACTTGCACGCTGGAACAGTATCTCGACTGCGGCCACATCTTCATGGCGCATTCGGGCGGCAACGGCCGTCCGGCACCGTCGCTCATCCCGCTGGACTACGCCTTGCAGCAGCGCGGCCTCAAGCGCAATGCGACGCTGACGGTGCATTCCTGGCGCGCGCAGTCGGAACTGGCCGCGCAGACCGACATGATCTTCACGGTCAATGCGCTGACCAAGGACATGGCTTGCGAGACCTACGGCCTCAAGGCCTTCCCCTTGCCGGCGGAACTCAATACCACGCTGGGCCTGAACATGTTCTGGCACCGCAGCCGCAATACCCATCCAATGCTGGTGTGGGCACGCGGGCTGTTCCGCCAGGTCGTGGGCGAATTCGTCGGCGTGCCGGCGGTTGCGCGTGGCCTGCACATCGTTGCCGAGCACGATCAGCTGGAATCGTGA
- the holA gene encoding DNA polymerase III subunit delta, with translation MQLKLDGLEAHLRQAKGRGLAPLYVVHGDEHLLVLEAVDRLRQAARESGFTEREVLSSERGFNWGHVVQAQQSMSLFGDRKIVELRIPSGKPGKDGGEALRAVAAQPSPDVVMFITLPRLDFATAKSAWFQALDAAGVSIKVDSVDRTRLPAWVGERLALQQQRVEPGEPGRRALQFIADKVEGNLLAAHQEIQKLGLLYPAGPLSFEQVHDAVLNVARYDVFKLSEAMLSGDVPRLVRMLEGLRGEGEATVLVLWALTEEIRVLSKVRQGLAAGKQIGVLTRELRIWGPREKLVPQAAQRLSLAQLEAALGMAAKLDRQVKGLRAEGMPAEPWDGLLQLALTIAR, from the coding sequence ATGCAGCTCAAGCTCGACGGACTCGAAGCGCACCTGCGCCAGGCCAAGGGACGCGGCCTGGCACCGCTCTACGTGGTGCATGGCGACGAGCACCTGCTGGTGCTCGAGGCGGTCGACCGCCTGCGCCAGGCCGCGCGCGAGTCCGGCTTCACGGAGCGCGAGGTGCTATCGTCCGAGCGCGGCTTCAACTGGGGCCATGTGGTGCAGGCGCAGCAATCGATGTCGTTGTTCGGCGACCGCAAGATCGTCGAGTTGCGGATTCCCTCCGGCAAGCCCGGCAAGGACGGCGGCGAGGCGCTGCGCGCGGTGGCTGCCCAGCCTTCGCCGGACGTGGTCATGTTCATCACGTTGCCGCGGCTGGACTTCGCCACGGCGAAGTCGGCCTGGTTCCAGGCGCTGGACGCCGCCGGCGTGTCGATCAAGGTCGATTCGGTTGACCGCACCCGGCTGCCCGCCTGGGTCGGAGAGCGCCTGGCGCTGCAGCAGCAGCGGGTCGAGCCCGGCGAGCCGGGCCGGCGCGCGCTGCAGTTCATCGCCGACAAGGTCGAAGGCAACCTGCTGGCCGCCCACCAGGAAATCCAGAAGCTCGGGCTGCTGTATCCCGCGGGCCCGCTGAGCTTCGAGCAGGTGCACGATGCGGTGCTCAACGTGGCCCGCTACGACGTCTTCAAGCTCTCCGAAGCCATGCTGAGCGGCGACGTGCCGCGCCTGGTGCGCATGCTCGAAGGGCTGCGCGGGGAGGGTGAGGCCACGGTGCTGGTGCTGTGGGCGCTGACCGAGGAAATTCGCGTATTATCCAAGGTCCGGCAAGGGCTGGCGGCAGGCAAGCAGATCGGCGTCCTGACGCGCGAACTGCGTATCTGGGGCCCGCGCGAAAAGCTGGTGCCGCAGGCCGCGCAGCGCCTCTCGCTGGCGCAGCTGGAAGCCGCGCTGGGCATGGCCGCCAAGCTGGACCGGCAGGTCAAGGGCCTGCGCGCCGAGGGCATGCCGGCCGAACCCTGGGATGGCCTGCTGCAGCTGGCGCTGACCATCGCCCGGTAA
- the dapB gene encoding 4-hydroxy-tetrahydrodipicolinate reductase, giving the protein MNIAIAGASGRMGRMLIEHVLATEGFTLSGALDVPGAPALGQDAGLLLGRTTGVAVTSDIEAALAGADCLIDFTRPEGTLVHLAAARSLGVKVVTGTTGFDDAGRAAIAEAAKHIGVVFSANMSVGVNATFKLLEVAAKLLSSGYDIEVIEAHHRHKVDAPSGTALAMGEVVAKALGRDLKTCGVFSREGHTGPRDPNSIGFATVRGGDIVGDHTVMFAGIGERIEITHKSSSRQSYAEGALRAARFLADKPTGLFDMQDVLGLK; this is encoded by the coding sequence ATGAATATCGCCATCGCAGGTGCCTCCGGCCGCATGGGCCGCATGTTGATCGAACACGTACTCGCCACCGAAGGCTTCACCCTGTCGGGCGCGCTGGATGTGCCGGGCGCCCCGGCCCTGGGCCAGGATGCCGGGCTGCTGCTGGGCCGTACCACCGGCGTGGCGGTCACCTCGGATATCGAGGCTGCCCTTGCCGGTGCGGACTGCCTGATCGACTTCACCCGGCCCGAGGGCACGCTCGTGCACCTGGCAGCGGCCAGGAGCCTGGGCGTCAAGGTGGTCACCGGCACCACCGGATTCGACGACGCCGGCCGTGCCGCCATCGCCGAAGCTGCCAAGCACATCGGCGTGGTGTTCTCGGCCAATATGAGCGTGGGCGTCAACGCCACGTTCAAGCTGCTGGAAGTCGCCGCCAAGCTGCTTTCTTCCGGCTACGACATCGAAGTCATCGAGGCGCACCACCGCCATAAGGTGGATGCCCCGTCGGGCACCGCGCTGGCGATGGGCGAGGTGGTGGCCAAGGCGCTGGGCCGCGATCTGAAGACCTGCGGCGTGTTCTCCCGCGAAGGCCACACCGGGCCGCGCGACCCCAACTCCATTGGCTTTGCCACCGTGCGCGGCGGCGATATCGTGGGCGACCACACCGTGATGTTCGCCGGCATCGGCGAGCGCATCGAGATCACCCACAAGTCGTCCAGCCGCCAGTCGTATGCCGAGGGCGCGCTACGCGCGGCGCGCTTCCTGGCCGACAAGCCCACCGGCCTGTTCGACATGCAGGACGTACTCGGCCTGAAGTAA
- the leuS gene encoding leucine--tRNA ligase, whose translation MQDKYLPSAVEQAAQQHWQAIDAYRVSEEAKLADGSEKPKFYACSMLPYPSGKLHMGHVRNYTINDVMARHLRMNGHNVLMPMGWDAFGMPAENAALNNGVAPAAWTYDNIAYMKRQMQSMGLAIDWSREVATCSPDYYRWNQWLFLKMLEKGIAYRKTGTVNWDPVDQTVLANEQVIDGRGWRSGALVEKREIPMYYLRITDYAEELLGDLDDLGWPERVKIMQQNWIGKSVGVRFAFPHAIAGDDGKLIGDGKLYVFTTRADTIMGVTFCAVAAEHPLATHAAATNPELAAFIDECKHGSVAEADMATMEKKGMPTGLKVAHPLTGEQVEVWVGNYVLMSYGDGAVMGVPAHDERDFAFANKYGLPIKQVVDVKGQPFSTEAWQEWYGDKEHGTCIHSGKYDGLDYKAAVEAIAADLGAKGLGEKKITWRLRDWGISRQRYWGTPIPLIHCDDCGVVPVPEQDLPVVLPEDLVPDGTGNPLAKDPRFLACTCPSCGKPARRETDTMDTFIDSCWYYMRYTCPDAATMVDGRNDYWMPMDQYIGGIEHAILHLLYARFWTKVMRDMGLVTFNEPFSNLLTQGMVLNDTYYREDAAGKKTWYNPAEVDVSTDERGRPLGAVLKADGQPVVIGGVEKMSKSKNNGIDPQALIDQYGADTARLFVMFAAPPEQQLEWSGSGVEGASRFLRRVWNYGYANAEAIAAGGNGAPSGDADAALRREIHSVLKQANYDYQRIQYNTVVSATMKMLNALEDAKEATSAARRECLGILLRVLYPVVPHVTHGLWQELGYATQYGDLLDAAWPQVDESALVQSELDLVLQINGKVRGSLKVPADAERAAIEAMAAASEIVAKFADGAAPKKIVVVPGRLVNVVL comes from the coding sequence ATGCAAGACAAATACCTTCCCTCCGCCGTTGAACAAGCCGCCCAGCAACACTGGCAAGCCATCGATGCCTACCGTGTGTCGGAAGAGGCGAAGCTGGCCGACGGCAGCGAGAAGCCCAAGTTCTATGCCTGCTCGATGCTGCCTTACCCGTCGGGCAAGCTGCATATGGGCCACGTGCGCAACTACACCATCAACGACGTGATGGCGCGCCACCTGCGCATGAACGGGCACAACGTGCTGATGCCGATGGGCTGGGATGCGTTCGGCATGCCGGCGGAAAACGCCGCGCTCAACAATGGCGTGGCGCCGGCGGCCTGGACCTACGACAACATCGCCTACATGAAGCGGCAGATGCAGTCGATGGGCCTGGCCATCGACTGGTCGCGCGAAGTCGCGACCTGCAGCCCGGACTACTACCGCTGGAACCAGTGGCTGTTCCTCAAGATGCTGGAAAAAGGCATCGCCTACCGCAAGACCGGTACGGTGAACTGGGACCCGGTCGACCAGACCGTGCTGGCCAACGAGCAGGTCATCGACGGGCGCGGCTGGCGCTCTGGCGCGCTGGTTGAAAAGCGCGAGATCCCGATGTACTACCTGCGCATCACCGACTATGCCGAGGAACTGCTCGGCGATCTGGACGACCTGGGCTGGCCCGAGCGCGTCAAGATCATGCAGCAGAACTGGATCGGCAAGAGCGTGGGCGTGCGCTTTGCGTTCCCGCATGCCATCGCCGGCGACGACGGCAAGCTGATCGGCGACGGCAAGCTGTACGTGTTCACCACGCGCGCCGACACCATCATGGGCGTGACCTTCTGCGCGGTCGCCGCCGAGCACCCGCTGGCCACCCATGCCGCCGCCACCAATCCTGAGCTGGCCGCCTTTATCGACGAGTGCAAGCATGGCTCGGTGGCGGAAGCCGATATGGCGACCATGGAAAAGAAGGGCATGCCCACCGGCTTGAAGGTGGCGCACCCGCTCACCGGCGAGCAGGTCGAGGTGTGGGTCGGCAACTACGTGCTGATGAGCTACGGCGACGGCGCCGTGATGGGCGTGCCCGCGCACGACGAGCGCGACTTTGCCTTTGCCAACAAGTACGGCCTGCCGATCAAGCAAGTGGTCGACGTCAAGGGCCAGCCGTTCTCCACCGAAGCCTGGCAGGAATGGTACGGCGACAAGGAACACGGCACCTGCATCCATAGTGGCAAATACGACGGCCTGGACTACAAGGCCGCGGTGGAAGCCATCGCAGCCGATCTGGGCGCCAAGGGCCTGGGCGAAAAGAAGATCACCTGGCGCCTGCGCGACTGGGGCATCTCGCGCCAGCGCTACTGGGGCACGCCGATCCCGCTGATCCATTGCGACGACTGCGGCGTGGTGCCGGTGCCGGAGCAGGACCTGCCGGTGGTGCTGCCGGAAGACCTGGTGCCGGACGGCACCGGCAACCCGCTGGCCAAGGATCCGCGTTTCCTCGCGTGCACCTGCCCGTCGTGCGGCAAGCCGGCGCGCCGCGAGACCGACACCATGGATACCTTCATCGATTCGTGCTGGTATTACATGCGCTATACCTGCCCGGATGCGGCCACCATGGTCGACGGCCGCAACGACTACTGGATGCCGATGGACCAGTACATCGGCGGCATCGAGCACGCGATCCTTCACCTGCTGTACGCTCGCTTCTGGACCAAGGTCATGCGCGACATGGGCCTCGTCACGTTCAACGAGCCGTTCTCGAACCTGCTCACGCAGGGCATGGTGCTCAACGACACCTACTACCGCGAGGACGCGGCCGGCAAGAAGACCTGGTACAACCCGGCCGAAGTCGATGTCAGCACCGATGAGCGCGGCCGCCCGCTGGGCGCCGTGCTCAAGGCCGATGGCCAGCCGGTGGTGATCGGCGGCGTGGAGAAGATGTCGAAGTCCAAGAACAACGGCATCGACCCGCAGGCCCTGATCGACCAGTACGGCGCCGATACCGCGCGCCTGTTCGTCATGTTCGCCGCGCCGCCCGAGCAGCAGCTCGAGTGGAGCGGCTCGGGCGTGGAGGGCGCCTCGCGCTTCCTGCGCCGGGTGTGGAACTACGGTTATGCCAACGCCGAGGCGATCGCCGCGGGCGGCAATGGTGCGCCGTCCGGCGACGCCGATGCAGCGCTGCGCCGCGAGATCCACAGCGTGCTCAAGCAGGCCAACTACGACTACCAGCGCATCCAGTACAACACGGTGGTGTCCGCCACCATGAAGATGCTCAACGCGCTGGAGGACGCCAAGGAGGCCACGTCCGCCGCGCGCCGCGAGTGCCTGGGCATCCTGCTGCGCGTGCTGTACCCGGTGGTGCCGCACGTCACCCACGGGCTGTGGCAGGAACTGGGCTACGCCACGCAGTACGGCGACCTGCTCGACGCAGCCTGGCCGCAGGTGGACGAATCCGCGCTGGTGCAAAGCGAGCTGGACCTCGTGCTGCAGATCAATGGCAAGGTGCGCGGCAGCCTGAAGGTGCCGGCCGATGCCGAGCGCGCGGCCATCGAGGCCATGGCTGCTGCCAGCGAGATCGTTGCCAAGTTTGCCGACGGCGCCGCGCCGAAGAAGATCGTGGTGGTCCCGGGCCGCCTGGTTAACGTGGTTCTTTAA
- the lptE gene encoding LPS assembly lipoprotein LptE, with protein MDGQKLDRPLQGRRKVLATLLLAGLLGGCGFHMRGNADFAFKRLYVSIPPNTLMGSDLRRAIRNGSDTQIVTDPKEADALLDVLQDTRTKTVLSITTTGVVREYRLTQRFTFRLRDAGGQELIAPSQLVLTRDLTYNEANTLAKDYEEQQLYRDMQRDIVQQLIRRLSAVKAI; from the coding sequence ATGGATGGACAGAAGCTGGATCGACCGCTGCAGGGCCGCCGCAAGGTCCTGGCCACGCTGCTGCTGGCCGGCCTGCTGGGCGGCTGCGGGTTTCACATGCGCGGCAACGCGGACTTCGCGTTCAAGCGGCTGTATGTGAGCATTCCGCCCAATACGCTGATGGGCTCCGATTTGCGCCGCGCCATCCGCAACGGCTCGGACACGCAGATCGTGACCGACCCGAAAGAAGCGGATGCCCTGCTCGATGTGCTGCAGGACACGCGTACCAAGACGGTGCTGTCGATCACCACCACCGGCGTGGTCCGGGAATACCGCCTGACGCAGCGCTTCACCTTCCGCCTGCGCGATGCCGGCGGCCAGGAACTGATCGCGCCGTCGCAGCTGGTGCTCACGCGCGACCTGACCTACAACGAAGCCAACACGCTGGCCAAGGATTACGAAGAGCAGCAGCTCTATCGCGATATGCAGCGTGACATCGTGCAGCAGCTGATTCGCCGGCTGAGCGCGGTCAAGGCCATCTGA
- the fur gene encoding ferric iron uptake transcriptional regulator, translating into MPSPADLKNIGLKATVPRLKILEIFQTSEQRHLSAEDVYRILLNEQMDIGLATVYRVLTQFEQAGLLSRNNFESGKAIFELNEGKHHDHLVCIDCGRVEEFYDSEIERRQQSIATERGFALHEHALSLYGSCTKHECPHRAKR; encoded by the coding sequence ATGCCGAGTCCGGCGGACCTCAAAAATATCGGTCTTAAAGCGACCGTACCGCGTCTGAAGATCCTCGAGATCTTCCAGACCAGCGAGCAGCGCCACCTGAGCGCGGAAGACGTTTACCGCATCCTGCTCAATGAACAAATGGATATCGGCCTCGCAACCGTCTATCGCGTGCTGACCCAGTTCGAGCAGGCTGGGCTGCTGTCGCGCAACAACTTCGAATCCGGCAAAGCCATTTTCGAGCTGAATGAAGGCAAGCACCACGACCACCTGGTCTGCATCGATTGCGGCCGCGTGGAGGAATTCTACGACTCCGAAATCGAGCGCCGCCAGCAAAGCATCGCGACCGAGCGCGGCTTCGCGCTGCACGAACACGCATTGTCGCTCTATGGCAGCTGCACCAAACACGAGTGCCCCCACCGGGCCAAGCGCTAA
- the gap gene encoding type I glyceraldehyde-3-phosphate dehydrogenase: MTIKIGINGFGRIGRMVFRAAAANFKEIEVVGINDLLEPDYLAYMLKYDSVHGRFDGEVSVDGNTLIVNGKKIRLTAVKDPSELKWGEIGADVVIESTGIFLTKEGAQKHIDAGARKVIMSAPSKDDTPMFVYGVNHGTYKGEAIISNASCTTNCLAPVAKVLNDKWGIKRGLMTTVHATTATQKTVDGPSNKDWRGGRGILENIIPSSTGAAKAVGVVIPELNKKLTGMSFRVPTSDVSVVDLTVELEKGATYAEICAEMKAQSQGALKGVLGYTEDKVVATDFRGDARTSIFDAEAGIALDSTFVKIVSWYDNEWGYSNKVLEMARVVAK, translated from the coding sequence ATGACCATCAAGATCGGCATCAACGGCTTCGGCCGCATCGGGCGCATGGTGTTCCGCGCTGCCGCCGCCAACTTCAAGGAAATCGAAGTGGTCGGCATCAACGACCTGCTCGAGCCCGACTACCTGGCCTACATGCTGAAGTACGACTCGGTGCACGGCCGCTTCGACGGCGAAGTGTCGGTCGACGGCAACACCCTGATCGTCAACGGCAAGAAGATCCGCCTGACCGCCGTCAAGGATCCGTCCGAGCTGAAGTGGGGCGAGATCGGCGCCGACGTGGTGATCGAGTCCACCGGCATCTTCCTGACCAAGGAAGGCGCGCAGAAGCACATCGACGCGGGCGCCAGGAAGGTGATCATGTCGGCCCCGTCCAAGGACGACACCCCGATGTTCGTGTACGGCGTGAACCACGGCACGTACAAGGGCGAAGCGATCATCTCCAACGCCAGCTGCACCACCAACTGCCTGGCGCCGGTCGCCAAGGTGCTCAACGACAAGTGGGGCATCAAGCGTGGCCTGATGACCACCGTGCACGCCACCACCGCCACGCAAAAGACCGTCGACGGCCCGTCCAACAAGGACTGGCGCGGTGGCCGGGGCATCCTGGAAAACATCATCCCGTCGAGCACTGGCGCTGCCAAGGCCGTGGGCGTGGTGATTCCTGAGCTGAACAAGAAGCTGACCGGCATGTCGTTCCGCGTGCCGACCTCCGACGTGTCGGTGGTCGACCTGACCGTCGAGCTGGAAAAGGGTGCTACCTACGCCGAGATCTGCGCCGAAATGAAGGCACAGAGCCAGGGCGCGCTCAAGGGCGTGCTGGGTTACACCGAAGACAAGGTGGTTGCCACGGATTTCCGCGGCGATGCACGCACCTCGATCTTCGACGCCGAAGCCGGCATCGCGCTGGACTCGACCTTCGTCAAGATCGTGAGCTGGTACGACAACGAGTGGGGCTATTCCAACAAGGTGCTGGAAATGGCTCGCGTCGTCGCCAAGTAA
- the tkt gene encoding transketolase, with the protein MSHLAHPAASPHASQPIQLMANAIRVLAMDAVQQANSGHPGMPMGMADIAVALWGRHLKHNPSNPKWADRDRFVLSNGHGSMLLYALLHLTGYDLPLAELKNFRQMHSKTAGHPEYGITPGVETTTGPLGQGLTNAVGMALAERLLGEEFNRPGFDIVNHHTYVFLGDGCLMEGISHEACSLAGTLKLNKLVALWDDNGISIDGDVVHWFADDTPKRFEAYGWNVIRAVDGHDAAAVDAAIAEAKYSDRPTLICCRTLIGKGAPNKEGGHDVHGAPLGGAEILATREALGWAHAPFELPAEVYTAWDAKARGGSLEKAWNALFEAYAERFPYEAGEFQRRMRGELPGAFDAAVDAFLAKCEEKAETIATRKASQNTIEALAPVLPEFLGGSADLTGSNLTNWSGSKAVRGDAWGTHINYGVREFGMSAIMNGITLHGGYIPYGGTFLTFSDYSRNALRMAALMKIRTLFVFTHDSIGLGEDGPTHQSIEHVASLRLIPNMDVWRTADTTETAVAWAQSVRRENGPSCLIFSRQNLPFQKRDDTTRANIARGGYVLRDGTNAKTGRPDAVIIATGSEVGLAVGAADQLAADGVHVRVVSVPATTVFDKQDAAYKASVLPAGVPRVAVEAGVTDFWWKYQVQAVVGIDTFGESAPAGVLFKHFGFTVENVVRTVRDTLGQ; encoded by the coding sequence ATGTCTCACCTCGCTCATCCCGCCGCCAGTCCGCACGCTTCGCAGCCCATCCAACTCATGGCCAACGCCATCCGCGTCCTGGCCATGGACGCCGTCCAGCAGGCCAATTCAGGCCACCCCGGCATGCCGATGGGCATGGCGGATATCGCGGTTGCGCTGTGGGGCCGTCATCTGAAGCATAACCCGAGCAACCCCAAGTGGGCTGACCGCGACCGCTTCGTGCTGTCCAACGGCCACGGCTCGATGCTGCTTTACGCGCTGCTGCACCTGACCGGCTACGACCTGCCCCTGGCCGAGCTGAAGAACTTCCGCCAGATGCACAGCAAGACGGCTGGCCACCCGGAATACGGCATCACCCCGGGCGTGGAAACCACCACCGGCCCGCTGGGCCAGGGCCTGACCAACGCGGTCGGCATGGCGCTGGCCGAGCGCCTGCTGGGCGAGGAATTCAACCGCCCCGGCTTCGACATCGTCAACCACCACACCTATGTGTTCCTGGGCGACGGCTGCCTGATGGAAGGCATCAGCCACGAGGCCTGCTCGCTGGCCGGCACGCTGAAGCTGAACAAGCTGGTCGCGCTGTGGGACGACAACGGCATCTCGATCGATGGCGACGTGGTGCACTGGTTCGCCGACGACACCCCGAAGCGTTTCGAAGCCTACGGCTGGAATGTCATCCGCGCGGTGGACGGCCATGACGCCGCCGCCGTCGACGCCGCCATCGCCGAAGCCAAGTACAGCGACCGCCCGACCCTGATCTGCTGCCGTACCCTGATCGGCAAGGGCGCGCCCAACAAGGAAGGCGGTCACGATGTGCACGGCGCGCCGCTTGGTGGTGCCGAGATCCTGGCCACGCGCGAGGCGCTGGGCTGGGCCCACGCGCCGTTCGAGCTGCCGGCCGAAGTCTATACGGCATGGGATGCCAAGGCCCGCGGCGGTTCGCTGGAAAAGGCCTGGAACGCCCTGTTCGAGGCTTATGCCGAGCGCTTCCCGTACGAAGCCGGCGAATTCCAGCGCCGCATGCGCGGCGAGCTGCCCGGCGCGTTCGACGCTGCGGTGGACGCGTTCCTGGCCAAGTGCGAGGAAAAGGCGGAAACCATCGCCACCCGCAAGGCCAGCCAGAACACCATCGAGGCGCTCGCGCCGGTGCTGCCGGAATTCCTGGGCGGCTCGGCCGACCTGACCGGCTCCAACCTGACCAACTGGTCGGGCAGCAAGGCCGTGCGCGGCGATGCCTGGGGCACTCACATCAACTACGGCGTGCGCGAGTTCGGCATGAGCGCCATCATGAACGGCATCACGCTGCATGGTGGCTACATCCCTTATGGCGGCACGTTCCTGACCTTCTCCGACTACAGCCGCAATGCCCTGCGCATGGCAGCGCTGATGAAGATCCGCACGCTGTTCGTGTTCACCCACGACTCCATCGGCCTGGGCGAGGACGGCCCGACCCACCAGTCGATCGAGCACGTCGCCAGCCTGCGCCTGATCCCCAACATGGATGTGTGGCGTACCGCCGACACTACCGAAACCGCGGTGGCCTGGGCCCAGTCCGTGCGCCGCGAGAACGGCCCGAGCTGCCTGATCTTCAGCCGCCAGAACCTGCCGTTCCAGAAGCGTGACGACACCACCCGCGCCAATATCGCGCGCGGCGGCTACGTGCTGCGCGATGGCACCAACGCCAAGACCGGCCGCCCGGACGCCGTGATCATCGCCACCGGCTCGGAAGTCGGCCTGGCCGTGGGCGCCGCTGATCAACTGGCTGCCGACGGCGTGCACGTGCGCGTGGTCTCGGTGCCGGCAACCACGGTATTCGACAAGCAGGACGCCGCCTACAAGGCATCGGTGCTGCCGGCCGGCGTGCCGCGCGTGGCGGTGGAAGCCGGCGTGACGGATTTCTGGTGGAAGTACCAGGTCCAGGCCGTGGTGGGCATCGACACCTTCGGCGAATCGGCTCCCGCTGGCGTATTGTTCAAGCACTTCGGCTTCACGGTCGAGAACGTCGTGCGCACCGTGCGCGACACGCTCGGCCAGTAA
- a CDS encoding outer membrane protein assembly factor BamE, translating to MRSFRSSAMRPTLVTTVLAAATLLTAACSTYDNTSRKVANAITPYRINIVQGNFVSREAAAQLREGMTREQVKFLLGTPLLADVFHGNRWDYVFSFRRGNTPVVQQRRYTVFFDGDKLTKFGGDELPSEYELIAEIDGMKAMQAGKAPTPKAPAETVAAASEVAATPAAAPDAAPAAAPAAAAPAAASPTN from the coding sequence ATGCGTTCATTTCGTTCGTCCGCCATGCGTCCGACGCTGGTTACTACTGTGCTGGCTGCAGCTACCCTGCTAACGGCAGCGTGCTCCACCTATGACAATACGTCGCGCAAGGTCGCCAACGCGATCACGCCGTACCGTATCAACATCGTGCAAGGCAACTTTGTCTCGCGTGAAGCCGCCGCCCAGCTGCGTGAAGGCATGACGCGCGAGCAGGTCAAGTTCCTGCTCGGCACGCCGCTGCTGGCCGATGTGTTCCACGGCAACCGCTGGGACTACGTGTTCTCGTTCCGCCGGGGCAATACGCCGGTGGTGCAGCAGCGCCGCTATACCGTCTTCTTCGATGGCGACAAGCTGACCAAGTTCGGCGGCGACGAGTTGCCGTCCGAATACGAGCTGATTGCCGAAATCGACGGCATGAAGGCCATGCAGGCGGGCAAGGCACCGACGCCTAAGGCGCCGGCCGAAACCGTTGCCGCCGCTTCGGAAGTGGCGGCAACCCCGGCCGCAGCCCCGGATGCGGCCCCCGCCGCCGCGCCTGCTGCCGCCGCGCCCGCGGCCGCCAGCCCGACCAACTGA